One window from the genome of Cryptomeria japonica chromosome 6, Sugi_1.0, whole genome shotgun sequence encodes:
- the LOC131053743 gene encoding uncharacterized protein LOC131053743, giving the protein MADPSEGFETKERIRRPDTTFLWSGQLNAEVAAKEASALSPDTIEATCKTPTDWEPVDDIKQHKGKNERKKEKNEKVPKNDEDVDQSTKVGCVEKLKDLITGPKPREENETDSSVTYIQRGIHRGPVASPSLGAPALAGLPVGTYDVHRHVENKLVARPKTESSVHGGFGSGQNPSGSPKKEGVVSKVMHKLHLGA; this is encoded by the exons ATGGCAGACCCAAGTGAAGGATTTGAAACAAAGGAGAGGATCCGTCGACCAGACACCACATTCCTTTGGAGTGGCCAATTGAACGCAGAAGTCGCAGCAAAAGAGGCCTCTGCACTTTCTCCCGACACCATTGAAGCCACCTGCAAAACTCCCACCGACTGGGAACCAGTCGACGACATTAAACAACACAAAGGGAAaaatgagagaaagaaagagaaaaatgagaaaGTGCCCAAGAATGATGAAGATGTCGATCAATCGACCAAAGTTGGATGCGTCGAAAAACTGAAGGATTTGATAACAGGGCCCAAGCCAAGAGAAGAGAATGAAACCGACAGTTCTGTCACTTATATTCAGAG AGGGATTCACAGGGGACCTGTTGCATCCCCGAGCCTGGGTGCACCGGCTCTGGCCGGTCTACCAGTGGGAACGTATGATGTTCATCGACATGTCGAAAATAAATTGGTAGCTCGGCCTAAAACAGAGAGCTCTGTCCATGGCGGATTTGGATCTGGTCAGAATCCAAGTGGGTCTCCTAAGAAAGAAGGGGTTGTTTCTAAGGTTATGCACAAGCTTCATCTTGGGGCTTAG